The Myxococcus fulvus genomic interval CCGCGCCCCGCCGCCGCGCCCATGTCCCGCCCCGTGCAGCGTCCGTAGTCCCGTGGACGGGCCGGGCTAGCGAAGGGCGGGCCGCGGCGTGGGCTCGCGGGAGAGCCGGGCCTCCAGTCGCGAGCGCCACTTGAGCGCGGGGCGCTCCACGCCGTGGTGCAGCGCGAGTGACGCGAGCAGCACCGCCCCCGCGCCGGCCAGCAGCGTGAGCGGGTGGAAGGCGTCCAGGCCGTAGGGCTCCAGCGCGACGCGCGCTGCGTGCTGCAGGGCCTTGTGGGTGAGGTAGATGGTGAAGCTCAGCAGCGCGAAGGTCTTCACGCCGGGGAGGCGGGCGCACACGCGTGACGCGCTGGGGCTCGCCATGGCCACGAGCAGCGCCGCGTAGCCCAGCGACGTCAGGGGGAAGGCGAGCATCGTGTGGACGAGGCCGCGGAAGTGCTCCTCGTTCAGCCAGAACACAGCGCCCAGGCACGCAAGGCCCGCTCCCGCCAGGACGCCCGCGCGTGCTCCTCGGGTCCACCGCTCCCAGGCCGCGGGGCGGAAGACGCGCAGCGCCGCGAGCATCGCGCCACACAAGAGGCCGTCGAGTCGCGCGTAGGTCGGGTAGTACAGCAGCGTGTCGTAGCCGCGCCACGCGACGTCCTCGGGCGCGAGCATCGAGAAGTGCCGCTGCCACAGCCCGGCCCGCAGGAGCATCCCGCCGAGCATCAGCCCCGCCGCGCCCACGAGCAGGTGCGCGGCCCGGACGCGTCCGCGCAGCGCGAGCACGGTGAGCGGGAGCACCAGGTAGAAGTGCTCCTCCACGCACAGCGACCACGCGTGGGA includes:
- a CDS encoding acyltransferase family protein is translated as MNTTEPRHLAGLDLLRCLAIFIVVLFHYPRPEGHESYRMLANFGWTGVELFFVLSGFLIGSQLMEPVSRGEAPSLKRFYLRRSLRILPPYLIVLALYLFVPAWSERPVETPAWRFLTFTQNFGLRRNGFSHAWSLCVEEHFYLVLPLTVLALRGRVRAAHLLVGAAGLMLGGMLLRAGLWQRHFSMLAPEDVAWRGYDTLLYYPTYARLDGLLCGAMLAALRVFRPAAWERWTRGARAGVLAGAGLACLGAVFWLNEEHFRGLVHTMLAFPLTSLGYAALLVAMASPSASRVCARLPGVKTFALLSFTIYLTHKALQHAARVALEPYGLDAFHPLTLLAGAGAVLLASLALHHGVERPALKWRSRLEARLSREPTPRPALR